In the Rutidosis leptorrhynchoides isolate AG116_Rl617_1_P2 unplaced genomic scaffold, CSIRO_AGI_Rlap_v1 contig247, whole genome shotgun sequence genome, one interval contains:
- the LOC139882243 gene encoding 11-beta-hydroxysteroid dehydrogenase 1A-like, with protein sequence MDLINQSLNLMAPMFSFFCFCFLVPPIYFYKCFLSVLSFFTSENVAGKVVLITGASSGIGEHLAYEYGSRGAFLAIVARREKQLEEVAETAREIGSPGVITIRGDVSKVEDCKRMVDETVNYFGRLDHLVNNAGVTQVCCLEEADDITDFRTVMDTNFWGSVYSTRFAVEHLRANNGKIVVLSSSGAWLPTPRMSIYNASKAALLSVFETLRTEFGSDIPITIATPGFVESEMTQGKFVRKEGETVFDPELRDVQLGALPVASVRNCAKAIVNGACRGDKYVTVPGWFKMSYYWKVFCPDVLDWTLRFLYCTRPGEPAYQAPSKKILDFTGAKHIFYPDTLHNTQIKSE encoded by the exons ATGGATTTGATTAATCAGAGCTTAAACCTAATGGCACCCATGTTCAGTTTCTTCTGTTTCTGTTTTCTTGTGCCTCCAATCTACTTCTACAAGTGCTTTCTCTCTGTTTTAAGCTTCTTTACCAGTGAAAACGTCGCCGGCAAAGTTGTGCTCATCACTGGAGCTTCCTCCGGCATTGGCGAG CATTTGGCGTATGAATATGGAAGCAGGGGAGCATTTTTAGCAATAGTGGCTCGAAGAGAGAAACAACTAGAAGAAGTAGCAGAGACAGCTCGCGAAATCGGTTCGCCTGGTGTTATTACTATTCGTGGAGACGTTTCCAAAGTTGAAGATTGTAAGAGAATGGTCGATGAAACGGTTAACTATTTTGGTAGAT TGGACCATCTTGTTAATAATGCTGGTGTGACACAAGTTTGTTGTCTAGAAGAGGCAGATGATATTACTGATTTTCGGACCGTCATG GACACAAACTTCTGGGGATCGGTATATTCAACTCGATTTGCAGTTGAACATCTGAGAGCAAACAATGGCAAGATTGTGGTTCTTTCTTCGTCTGGAGCATGGCTGCCGACGCCGAGAATGAGCATCTACAATGCAAGTAAAGCTGCATTGTTGAGTGTGTTTGAGACGTTGAGAACAGAATTCGGTTCGGACATTCCGATAACAATCGCCACACCTGGGTTCGTGGAGTCGGAGATGACCCAAGGCAAATTTGTGAGGAAGGAAGGGGAAACTGTTTTTGACCCGGAGTTGAGAGAT GTTCAACTGGGAGCATTGCCAGTGGCCTCAGTAAGGAATTGTGCCAAGGCGATAGTGAATGGAGCTTGCCGAGGAGATAAATACGTGACAGTTCCAGGTTGGTTCAAGATGAGCTATTACTGGAAAGTGTTTTGCCCAGACGTGCTTGATTGGACTCTCAGGTTCCTCTACTGCACTAGACCAGGTGAGCCTGCATACCAGGCTCCTTCCAAGAAGATTCTCGATTTCACAGGAGCCAAACACATTTTCTACCCTGATACGCTCCACAACACTCAAATCAAGTCGGAGTGA